In the genome of Candidatus Dormiibacterota bacterium, one region contains:
- a CDS encoding cation:proton antiporter codes for MLAHYPSLSVEFGAVLVLVAALLARVLLRRFGVPSIITLLAFGLAAGPSGLGFLKIDLTQPGTRALLSLAVVVVLFEATLRIDLRNMPRWTIGLLALVGPALTLALLPIVGRHYGLTKLVAVMVAAVCVVTGPTVTGPLLARLRLRIGLSHLLETEGLVLDAIGVIIAAAVFASFTSRIGAPLANAVQATLRIGAGVVVGVLLGFLGQRTMGFATRSSSDISKIYVLLIGFSAYAIAELVSHESGLVGVVACGMVMDLKTLPHERLLRSFKEDLSMLALSTVFVLLASQIELGQLGALVVPALAIVAALVAFRIITVLAATQTGAYTWPERVLMMTIFPRGIVAVSLATYYATQLPAWGLRGGGVLAGVLFLVIMTTIVLSTASAILVTRIFGLQMPSMIIAGISPATLDAARGLIERGHRALLVDREERAVLFARASDLEAELAENSAQIVSLARERGARCVILSAASGWEDLRKRLPASVEIRPLGSGETAGFAAWEAT; via the coding sequence ATGCTCGCGCATTATCCGTCGCTCTCGGTAGAGTTCGGAGCGGTGTTGGTATTGGTCGCGGCGTTGTTGGCGCGCGTGCTATTACGGCGCTTCGGCGTGCCGTCGATCATCACGCTGCTCGCCTTTGGCCTCGCCGCCGGCCCGAGCGGTCTCGGCTTTTTGAAAATCGACCTTACACAGCCCGGAACGCGCGCGCTGCTCTCGCTTGCGGTGGTCGTCGTGCTTTTTGAGGCGACCCTTCGCATCGATCTGCGCAACATGCCCCGATGGACGATCGGACTTTTGGCATTGGTGGGGCCGGCTCTGACGCTGGCGTTGCTGCCGATCGTCGGCCGGCACTACGGGCTTACGAAGTTGGTCGCGGTGATGGTTGCGGCAGTTTGCGTCGTTACCGGACCGACCGTTACCGGGCCGTTGCTCGCGCGTCTGCGCTTGCGCATCGGGCTCTCGCATTTGCTCGAAACCGAAGGGCTCGTCCTCGATGCGATCGGCGTCATCATTGCGGCTGCGGTCTTTGCATCGTTCACGTCGCGCATCGGCGCGCCGCTCGCCAACGCGGTTCAAGCCACGCTGCGGATCGGGGCGGGCGTGGTCGTAGGCGTGCTGCTGGGATTCCTGGGGCAGCGTACGATGGGGTTCGCTACGCGGTCCTCGAGCGATATCAGCAAGATCTACGTGCTGCTCATCGGCTTCTCGGCCTACGCGATCGCCGAACTGGTCTCGCACGAAAGCGGCCTGGTCGGCGTGGTGGCTTGCGGCATGGTCATGGATTTAAAGACGCTCCCGCACGAACGCTTGTTACGTTCGTTCAAAGAAGATCTTTCGATGCTCGCCCTATCGACCGTGTTCGTGCTGCTCGCTTCGCAGATCGAGCTCGGCCAACTCGGCGCGCTGGTCGTGCCCGCGCTTGCCATCGTTGCCGCGTTAGTGGCATTCCGCATCATCACGGTGTTGGCCGCCACCCAGACCGGCGCGTATACCTGGCCGGAACGCGTGCTGATGATGACGATCTTCCCCCGGGGTATCGTTGCCGTCTCGCTCGCCACGTACTACGCGACGCAGTTGCCGGCGTGGGGCTTGCGGGGTGGCGGCGTGCTTGCGGGCGTGCTGTTTTTGGTCATCATGACCACGATCGTGCTTTCGACCGCCAGCGCGATCCTCGTAACTCGCATCTTCGGGTTGCAGATGCCGTCGATGATCATCGCAGGCATCTCGCCCGCGACGCTCGATGCGGCGCGCGGATTGATCGAGCGCGGACATCGCGCGCTGCTCGTCGATCGCGAAGAGCGCGCGGTTCTCTTCGCCCGCGCGAGCGATCTTGAAGCCGAACTGGCCGAGAACTCGGCGCAGATCGTATCGCTCGCGCGCGAACGCGGCGCGCGATGCGTGATCCTCTCCGCCGCATCGGGGTGGGAGGATCTGCGAAAGCGTCTTCCGGCGTCGGTGGAGATTCGTCCGTTAGGCAGCGGGGAAACGGCGGGATTTGCCGCATGGGAAGCAACATGA
- a CDS encoding alpha/beta fold hydrolase, which produces MRRVVFNRLMLGAAAAGSLGACSASQDPAPQTAPLGAAPSFDDARSRIAASIARDAADPRIERAALPRLYDHGKRVGRAVVLLHGFTNCPQQFDELARMLHARGANVYVPRLPLHGHKNRLTRALANLTVTDLVRCAQETYGDARGLGETVAVMGLSLGGTMALWLAQTQPVDVVVPISPFLMPIAIPEWFGNIAMRALDTIPDMYWWWDPRIKAASLPPYAYPGFPTHALAKIVFLGDVVLQDAHRAAPLARKCTFVINANESAVNDTVTAGLFARWNQYGARYRYDILRDLGEPRHDIIDPTTFPQARALVYPTLERLALT; this is translated from the coding sequence ATGCGGCGAGTAGTTTTCAATCGATTGATGCTCGGCGCTGCAGCGGCGGGCTCACTGGGAGCTTGCTCGGCTTCGCAAGACCCGGCGCCGCAGACGGCCCCGCTTGGGGCGGCGCCTTCGTTCGACGATGCGCGTAGCCGCATTGCGGCCTCCATCGCGCGCGATGCCGCCGATCCCCGGATCGAGCGAGCCGCACTCCCGCGACTGTACGACCACGGCAAGCGCGTCGGGCGCGCCGTCGTGCTGTTGCATGGATTTACCAATTGTCCGCAACAGTTCGACGAACTCGCGCGGATGTTGCACGCTCGCGGAGCAAACGTCTACGTTCCGCGCCTTCCCCTGCACGGGCACAAGAACCGCCTAACGCGCGCGTTGGCGAATCTCACCGTAACCGATTTGGTGCGCTGCGCGCAGGAAACGTATGGCGATGCGCGCGGCTTGGGCGAAACCGTCGCCGTGATGGGGCTCTCGCTGGGCGGTACGATGGCGCTCTGGCTCGCGCAGACCCAGCCGGTCGACGTAGTGGTGCCGATCTCGCCTTTTTTAATGCCGATCGCGATACCAGAATGGTTCGGAAATATTGCCATGCGTGCGCTCGACACGATCCCGGATATGTACTGGTGGTGGGACCCGCGCATCAAGGCCGCATCGCTACCGCCTTACGCCTACCCCGGTTTCCCGACGCACGCACTGGCGAAAATCGTTTTTCTGGGCGACGTCGTGCTCCAAGACGCGCACCGCGCCGCGCCGCTTGCTCGCAAGTGTACCTTCGTGATCAACGCGAACGAAAGCGCGGTGAACGATACGGTGACGGCCGGCCTCTTCGCGCGGTGGAACCAGTACGGAGCTCGCTATCGCTACGATATTTTGCGCGATCTCGGCGAACCGCGACACGATATCATCGATCCGACGACATTTCCGCAAGCGCGCGCCTTGGTCTATCCGACGCTTGAGAGACTCGCGCTGACGTAA